One segment of Takifugu rubripes chromosome 5, fTakRub1.2, whole genome shotgun sequence DNA contains the following:
- the hsd3b7 gene encoding 3 beta-hydroxysteroid dehydrogenase type 7, giving the protein MSDNRPGLVYLITGGSGFLGKHLVRLLLEKEDKLTEIRVFDKSPDPRMNELSTEKTKVEVIQGDITDYSGVLEASRGVDVIIHTASLVDVWHKIPDSLIYSVNINGTENVLRACVECGVPTLIYTSSMHVVGPNDNKDHFIRGNEDTPYAVCHSMAYPLTKAQAEQMVLRANGTEVHGGKRMYTCALRPTGVYGDGDELIRNFYKQCVQRGGLVIQGVPEHIEHGRVYAGNVAWMHILAARALRERPETLGGEAFYCYDESPYKSYEDFNMQFLSTFNFRRLRIPLLILWFLAIVNDILRWILSPVYAFTPLLNRYTYATVSTSFTVSTDKALRHFQYRPLYSWDQCKARTQEWVESFAEGKDKGL; this is encoded by the exons ATGTCTGACAACCGTCCGGGTCTCGTCTACCTCATCACCGGAGGTTCGGGCTTCCTGGGAAAGCACCTGGTCCGGCTTTTGCTGGAGAAGGAGGACAAACTGACGGAGATTCGGGTCTTCGACAAATCCCCCGATCCGCGGATGAACGAACTCAGCACAG AGAAAACAAAGGTGGAGGTCATTCAGGGGGACATCACGGACTACAGCGGCGTGCTGGAGGCCTCCCGCGGCGTTGACGTCATCATCCACACGGCCAGCTTGGTGGACGTTTGGCACAAAATCCCGGACTCCCTCATCTACTCCGTCAATATCAATG GAACGGAGAACGTCCTCAGGGCCTGCGTGGAGTGCGGCGTCCCGACCCTGATCTACACGAGCAGCATGCACGTGGTCGGCCCCAACGACAACAAGGATCACTTCATCAG GGGCAACGAGGACACGCCTTACGCCGTCTGCCACAGCATGGCCTACCCCCTCACCAAAGCCCAGGCGGAGCAGATGGTGCTGCGAGCCAACGGCACCGAG gtccacgGCGGTAAGCGCATGTACACGTGCGCTCTGCGGCCGACGGGCGTCTACGGCGACGGGGATGAGCTCATCAGGAACTTCTACAAGCAGTGCGTCCAGAGGGGAGGCCTGGTCATCCAAGgtgtcccggagcacatcgaGCACGGACGCGTCTACGCAG GAAATGTGGCGTGGATGCACATCCTGGCAGCCCGGGCTCTGAGGGAGCGCCCGGAGACGCTGGGCGGCGAAGCCTTCTACTGCTACGACGAATCACCTTACAAAAGCTACGAGGACTTCAACATGCAGTTCCTGTCCACCTTCAACTTCCGGAGGCTCCGCATCCCCCTGCTGATCCTGTGGTTCCTCGCCATTGTCAACGACATCCTGCGCTGGATACTGAGCCCCGTCTACGCCTTCACGCCGCTGCTGAACCGCTACACCTACGCCACCGTGAGCACCTCCTTCACGGTGAGCACGGACAAAGCCTTGCGTCACTTCCAGTACCGCCCGCTGTACAGCTGGGACCAGTGCAAAGCGCGCACGCAGGAATGGGTCGAATCGTTCGCTGAGGGTAAAGACAAAGGCCTCTGA
- the tbc1d10b gene encoding TBC1 domain family member 10B — protein sequence MAELSALTTSGPAPGDPRAAPSIPPSSPPLPAPNVSAPESPGENSIAKSSLCNDNAADTPAARAGDVSLSLQPVSAPPALPSDTPVTFLGHDPASQREASGKDPEPRAHVIKREMEPAEPARAAPWMAETETPLLASAASHQSEERPTSPEFKSGPNLYPDVHVTHNPRAGVDVGQLPAGQPQVINTSNPTSGSLDSSDAAEEGKPRPLEQAQQPQTQLPPPSDTPNEARKAELPLTPTRAEQPSPTIPLIHEPAYSVPLPNPNPRPAPDTLSYLESASLMSGTLESLSGLGDDGSSIGSDSEINGLTVRRTDRYGFLGGSQYSDSSEKETRVEVARQREVKWLDMFRHWDKWIKHRFQKVKLRCRKGIPSSLRSRAWQLLSNSQELLEANPGKFEELEREPGEAKWLDIIEKDLHRQFPFHEMFAARGGHGQQDLFRILKAYTIYRPDEGYCQAQAPVAAVLLMHMPAEQAFWCLVQICEKYLPGYYSAGLEAIQLDGEIFFSLLRRTCPMAYRHLKKFKIDPILYMTEWFMCIFSRTLPWACVLRVWDMFFCEGVKIVFRVGLVLLKQMLGSVDKLREVQGMYETMERLRNISPDSIREEVLVQEIIMLPVTEALIERECTVQVRKWRESRGELTHQPGRRLHGTRAVYECKRRAAAISSGGSFSFLGSSVPPPGPLRSSSSLLSLPGFRKSKAPFLIQKKSSFSGPSGMEARMQQSPPAMTPNQARGPGQKPPIPPAAGQRAPAPQSPLIWTAAAPSQGPPAPAEGQPAAAAPAGALSPSPKIVSEQITPTIPSPTANNAPLPPLPHPERDAAPVADAPAGEEEGKKKKKSKEDKKKEKEDDKKKLKEKKEKEKAEKERLKKEKERLEKEKKKGGKKKDKGGGGETEDKNGAAAAKESA from the exons ATGGCTGAACTCTCCGCCCTGACCACATCAGGCCCTGCTCCGGGTGATCCTCGTGccgctccatccatccctccatcctcgcCGCCTCTCCCTGCTCCCAACGTCTCTGCTCCGGAGTCTCCCGGGGAGAACTCCATCGCCAAGTCTTCCCTGTGCAACGACAACGCCGCCGACACTCCAGCAGCACGTGCAGGGGACGTGTCTTTGAGTCTTCAGCCGGTTTcagccccccccgccctcccttCTGACACTCCAGTGACATTTCTGGGACATGACCCCGCGTCCCAAAGGGAGGCGTCGGGGAAGGATCCAGAACCCAGAGCTCATGTAATTAAGCGGGAGATGGAGCCCGCTGAGCCAGCGAGGGCGGCGCCCTGGATGGCTGAAACGGAGACCCCCTTGCTGGCAAGTGCTGCATCCCATCAGAGCGAGGAGCGACCCACGTCTCCCGAGTTCAAGTCGGGGCCTAATCTCTACCCTGACGTGCACGTTACCCACAATCCAAGAGCTGGTGTGGATGTTGGGCAGCTTCCAGCGGGCCAACCCCAAGTGATTAATACTTCCAATCCCACATCTGGATCCCTGGATTCCTCCGACGCCGCTGAAGAGGGGAAACCTCGACCGCTCGAACAAGCACAGCAGCCCCAAACCCAGCTGCCTCCACCGTCTGACACTCCCAACGAGGCGAGGAAGGCAGAGCTGCCCCTCACCCCCACCAGAGCCGAGCAGCCCAGCCCCACCATCCCGCTGATCCACGAGCCGGCCTATTCTGTACCGctccccaaccccaacccccgGCCCGCCCCTGACACCCTGAGCTACCTGGAGTCGGCCAGCCTGATGTCCGGGACGCTGGAGTCTCTGTCCGGCCTCGGCGACGACGGCAGCTCCATCGGCTCCGACTCGGAGATCAACGGCCTGACCGTCAGACGCACCGACAGATACGGCTTCCTGGGGGGGAGCCAGTACAGCGACAGCAG TGAAAAGGAAACCAGAGTCGAAGTTGCCAGACAGAGGGAAGTGAAATGGCTCGACATGTTCCGCCACTGGGATAAATGGATCAAGCATCGCTTTCAGAAA GTGAAGTTACGGTGCCGGAAGGGGATCCCATCTTCTCTCAGATCCAGAGCCTGGCAGCTGCTGTCCAACAGCCAGGAGCTGCTCGAGGCCAACCCCGGGAAGTTCGAG GAGCTGGAAAGAGAGCCGGGAGAAGCAAAGTGGCTGGACATCATAGAGAAGGATCTTCACCGACAGTTCCCCTTCCACGAGATGTTTGCTGCCCGTGGAGGCCACGG GCAACAGGATCTGTTCCGGATCCTGAAGGCCTACACCATCTACCGGCCGGACGAAGGCTACTGCCAGGCTCAGGCGCCAGTGGCTGCGGTGCTGCTCATGCACATGCCTGCAGAG CAAGCCTTCTGGTGCCTCGTTCAGATCTGTGAGAAGTACCTCCCCGGCTACTACAGCGCAGGGCTG gAAGCCATCCAGCTGGACGGTGagatctttttctctctgctgcgACGCACGTGTCCCATGGCCTACCGCCACCTGAAGAAGTTTAAGATCGACCCGATTCTCTACATGACCGAGTGGTTCATGTGCATCTTCTCGCGCACGTTGCCGTGGGCCTGCGTGCTGCGCGTGTGGGACATGTTCTTCTGTGAAG GGGTGAAGATCGTCTTCCGCGtgggcctggtgctgctcaaACAGATGCTCGGCTCTGTAGACAAACTCCGGGAGGTGCAGGGCATGTATGAGACCATGGAGCGTCTGAGGAACATTTCACCTGACTCCAtcagagaggaggtgctggtgcaGGAA ATTATCATGCTCCCCGTGACCGAGGCGCTCATAGAGAGGGAGTGCACCGTCCAGGTGAGGAAGTGGAGGGAGTCCAGGGGGGAGCTGACGCACCAGCCGGGCCGCCGCCTTCATGGTACGAGAGCCGTCTACGAGTGCAAGCGCCGAGCGGCCGCCATCAGCTCCGGCGGCAGCTTCTCTTTCCTGGGAAGCTCGGTGCCTCCCCCCGGGCCCCtcaggagctcctccagcctcctctccctccccggGTTCCGCAAATCCAAGGCTCCTTTTCTGATCCAGAAAAAGAGCTCCTTCTCGGGGCCGTCGGGAATGGAGGCCAGAATGCAGCAGTCGCCGCCGGCCATGACGCCCAACCAGGCGCGAGGCCCCGGCCAGAAACCACCCATTCCTCCAGCGGCGGGCCAGAGGGCGCCGGCACCTCAGAGCCCGTTGATTTGGACTGCGGCTGCTCCTTCACAGGGGCCCCCTGCGCCCGCGGAAGGTCAgcctgcggcggcggcgccggccgGCGCTCTCAGCCCGTCCCCGAAGATCGTCTCGGAGCAGATCACCCCCACCATCCCCTCGCCCACCGCCAACAACGCCCCCCTGCCCCCGCTTCCGCACCCCGAAAGAGACGCAGCCCCAGTGGCCGACGCCCCCgcgggagaggaagaggggaagaagaagaagaagagcaaagaggacaagaaaaaggagaaggaggacgacAAGaaaaaactgaaggaaaagaaagaaaaggaaaaggcagagaaggagcggctgaagaaagagaaggagaggctggaaaaggagaagaagaaaggggggaagaagaaggacaagggagggggaggagaaacCGAGGACAAGAACGGCGCGGCGGCGGCCAAAGAGTCGGCCTAG
- the mylpfa gene encoding myosin regulatory light chain 2, skeletal muscle: MAPKKAKRRQAAGEGGSSNVFSMFEQSQIQEYKEAFTIIDQNRDGIISKDDLRDVLASMGQLNVKNEELEAMIKEASGPINFTVFLTMFGEKLKGADPEDVILSAFKVLDPEGTGSIKKEFLEELLTTQCDRFTKDEIKNMWAAFPPDVAGNVDYKNICYVITHGEEKEE, encoded by the exons ATG GCACCAAAGAAGGCCAAGAGGAGGCAGGCAGCCGGAGAAGGCGGCTCCTCCAACGTGTTCTCCATGTTTGAGCAGAGCCAGATCCAGGAGTACAAAGAG GCTTTCACAATCATCGACCAGAACAGAGATGGGATCATCAGCAAAGACGACCTGAGGGACGTCCTGGCCTCCATGG GCCAGCTGAATGTGAAgaatgaggagctggaggccatgaTCAAGGAGGCCAGCGGTCCCATCAACTTCACCGTCTTCCTCACCATGTTTGGAGAGAAGCTGAAGg GCGCCGACCCCGAGGACGTCATTCTCAGCGCCTTCAAGGTCCTGGACCCCGAGGGTACCGGAAGCATCAAGAAGGAATT cctggaggagctgttgACCACTCAGTGCGACAGGTTCACCAAGGATGAG ATCAAGAACATGTGGGCCGCCTTCCCCCCAGATGTTGCTGGCAACGTAGACTACAAGAACATCTGCTACGTCATCACACacggagaggagaaggaggagtaa
- the pheta2 gene encoding sesquipedalian-1 has translation MKLSEKILTHFLSCTSPVAKEGYLYKKKKRNGVYHRRWFVLKANLLFYQERPADRHLLGVIVLEGCAVRVVEADVHFGFSLVFPGPDLKTYRFAAADGPSQESWVKTLLSSSHCYLCLLLRELRAQYEEAKEQKSPGSCDAISTEAFKSTAALLPEPGAATVARKVRGQSGSALLQAPTKVISQKCPMWLRKNALITPLNGPAASSGEWVGSKPAEDFRELHDYYGQEVKKAREEWLKGRGEEEQQGQEDLIALG, from the exons ATGAAGCTCAGTGAGAAGATCTTGACCCACTTCCTCTCGTGCACATCTCCGGTTGCTAAAGAGGGGTATCTCTATAAAAAG aagaagagaaacggCGTCTACCATCGACGGTGGTTTGTCCTGAAGGCCAACCTGCTCTTCTACCAGGAGCGCCCTGCTGACCGACACCTGCTGGGGGTCATCGTCCTGGAGGGGTGCGCCGTCAGGGTCGTGGAGGCTGACGTTCACTTCGGCTTCTCGCTGGTGTTTCCAGGCCCTGACCTGAAGACTTACAGGTTTGCTGCGGCGGATGGTCCGAGTCAGGAGAGCTGGGTGAAGAcgctgctctcatccagccaCTGTtacctctgcctgctgctgcgaGAACTGAGGGCCCAGTATGAAG AAGCCAAAGAGCAAAAGTCCCCTGGTTCCTGTGACGCCATTTCTACCGAAGCTTTTAAATCCACGGCTGCGCTCCTGCCTGAGCCGGGGGCCGCAACAGTGGCcaggaaggtcagaggtcagagcggCAGCGCTCTTTTACAAGCACCCACCAAAGTCATCAGCCAAAAGTGCCCCATGTGGCTCAGGAAGAACGCTCTCATCACACCACTGAACGGCCCGGCCGCCTCCAGTGGGGAATGGGTGGGTTCAAAACCAGCAGAGGACTTCAGGGAACTTCACGATTACTACGGGCAGGAAGTGAAGAAGGCTCGAGAGGAGTGGCTGAAGGGAcgaggagaagaagagcagcagggCCAGGAAGACCTTATCGCCCTGGGGTGA